One window of Alkaliphilus metalliredigens QYMF genomic DNA carries:
- the nuoE gene encoding NADH-quinone oxidoreductase subunit NuoE yields MLCCKENGDKIDEIIERHRHNPGSIIPILQEIQEVFNYLPKDILAVIAEKTDISPAKIYGVATFYKQFRLKPVGNYLILLCQGTACHVNGSKKIEETLYNELKIRDGETTEDGLFTLNNVACLGCCSLSPVMMINEETYGSLVPEQVIKIITELKNQANRQVV; encoded by the coding sequence ATGTTATGCTGTAAGGAAAATGGAGATAAAATTGATGAAATTATTGAAAGACATCGTCACAACCCAGGAAGTATTATCCCTATATTACAAGAAATTCAAGAGGTTTTCAATTACTTACCAAAGGATATATTAGCCGTGATTGCTGAGAAAACAGATATATCACCTGCTAAAATCTACGGTGTAGCTACATTTTACAAACAATTTCGTCTAAAACCCGTTGGAAATTATTTAATATTACTATGCCAGGGAACTGCATGTCATGTAAATGGTTCAAAAAAAATAGAGGAAACTTTATATAATGAGTTGAAAATCAGGGATGGTGAAACAACGGAGGATGGATTGTTTACATTAAATAATGTTGCTTGCCTTGGATGCTGTAGCCTATCACCTGTTATGATGATTAATGAAGAAACCTATGGTAGTCTGGTGCCAGAGCAGGTCATCAAAATCATTACAGAACTAAAAAACCAAGCAAATAGACAGGTGGTGTAG